One genomic segment of Impatiens glandulifera chromosome 6, dImpGla2.1, whole genome shotgun sequence includes these proteins:
- the LOC124943402 gene encoding stearoyl-[acyl-carrier-protein] 9-desaturase, chloroplastic-like: MCGKTTQGRRMAYSSLPSMAALRSPKFLMTSSTKKVENLKKQQKIEIFKSLEKEWAKENLLIHLKPVEKCWQPQDFLPDPSSNEFQYQVEELREKAKEIPDDYFVVLVGDMITEEALPTYQTFLNSHYGVRDETGSSPTTWAIWTRAWTAEENRHGDLLNKYLYLSGRVDMKQIEKSIQYLIGSGMNVQTENNPYLGFIYTSFQERATFISHGNTARLAKQHGDIKLAQICGTIAADEKRHEIAYTKIVEKLFEIDPDETIISLADMMRKKITMPAHLMYESCDEKIFDNFSCVAQRLGVYTAKDYADILEFLVGAWKVEKLVGLSGDGRKAQDYVCGLAPKIRRREERAQSRAKKVLNIPFSWIFNRVVKI; encoded by the exons ATGTGTGGCAAG ACAACCCAAGGAAGAAGAATGGCTTATTCATCTCTTCCATCAATGGCCGCTCTAAGATCTCCCAAATTCCTCATGACCTCCAGCACTAA AAAGGTTGAGAATCTGAAGAAACAACAAAAGATAGAAATATTTAAGAGTCTAGAGAAAGAGTGGGCAAAGGAGAATCTATTGATCCATTTGAAGCCTGTTGAGAAATGTTGGCAACCACAGGACTTTCTTCCAGATCCCTCCTCCAATGAATTTCAATATCAAGTTGAGGAACTAAGGGAAAAAGCAAAGGAGATTCCAGACGATTATTTCGTAGTTTTGGTTGGCGATATGATAACGGAAGAAGCTCTCCCCACTTACCAAACGTTTCTCAATTCGCACTACGGCGTTCGGGATGAGACGGGGTCAAGCCCTACTACGTGGGCCATTTGGACGAGGGCTTGGACCGCCGAAGAGAATAGGCATGGAGACCTCCTCAACAAGTATCTATATTTGTCTGGTCGAGTTGACATGAAGCAAATTGAAAAGTCCATTCAATATCTCATTGGTTCTGGAATG aaCGTTCAAACAGAGAACAACCCTTACCTTGGATTCATCTATACGTCCTTCCAAGAACGAGCAACTTTCATATCTCACGGAAACACGGCACGACTAGCCAAACAACATGGAGACATCAAACTCGCTCAAATATGCGGCACGATTGCCGCAGACGAGAAGCGTCACGAAATTGCCTACACAAAAATAGTGGAGAAGCTATTCGAGATCGACCCGGATGAGACAATCATCTCTTTGGCGGACatgatgaggaagaagataaCAATGCCGGCCCACTTGATGTACGAAAGTTGTGACGAAAagatttttgataatttttcgTGTGTTGCTCAGCGGTTGGGCGTCTACACTGCTAAGGATTATGCGGATATTTTGGAATTCTTGGTTGGAGCGTGGAAAGTGGAGAAGCTAGTTGGGCTTTCAGGTGATGGACGAAAAGCTCAGGATTATGTTTGTGGATTGGCTCCGAAGATTCGAAGGCGAGAGGAAAGGGCACAAAGTAGAGCTAAGAAAGTGCTCAACATTccttttagttggatatttaaTCGAGTAGTAAAGATATGA